A stretch of Lutra lutra chromosome 9, mLutLut1.2, whole genome shotgun sequence DNA encodes these proteins:
- the LOC125109422 gene encoding interferon regulatory factor 4-like isoform X1, translated as MGTLQWVVASHRASNWPLCAARHPPGQATTEKSEGVGPPESGGQKRKRNSNIQNFRIRRFRAPLGGGFAIPCRAGVPAAARPRPGRRRPAFRTAGDPWRREAGNFPDVRRPMAGAGGPLRLRDWLVAQIESGRYAGLCWEDADKTLFRIPWKHAARQGYRAQQDAELFRAWAIHKGKHLEGIDKEDPATWKTRLRCALNKSADFCEVRECSQRDSSSPYKVYRIMAPGAHGPGARACAPPEKNIPRKQQEPPGEVTELACGTDQDDSRSTTEDKDTKQAPRQTQQGSLPPAAWLPAPLADHRYQAQDPTHHWSPLLSEDFSNPDCWLHVRLFYGGKLVRETTTRVAEGCRLSPGAVTAAEHLLGPPRRMANVRLPEPPPSAGVLERLLRHLERGVLLWVAPEGVFAKRLCRGRVYWHGPLAPHRAQPNKLERERTCQLLDTLLFLEELRAHLQDGLQEPEYQIRLCFGEEYPGPPDQPEERLIMAHVSHLPLQ; from the exons ATGGGTACCCTCCAGTGGGTCGTGGCGTCCCACCGTGCCTCTAACTGGCCCCTCTGTGCGGCGCGACACCCTCCGGGCCAGGCTACCACAGAGAAGAGCGAAGGAGTAGGGCCTCCCGAGTCAGGGGGACAGAAAAGAAAGCGAAACTCGAACATCCAGAACTTTCGCATTCGCCGCTTCCGCGCACCATTAGGTGGTGGCTTCGCGATTCCCTGTCGCGCCGGGGTCCCAGCCGCCGCGCGCCCCAGACCTGGCCGCCGGCGCCCTGCGTTCCGGACGGCCGGCGACCCCTGGCGGAGGGAGGCAGGGAACTTCCCCGACGTTAGGCGACCGATGGCGGGGGCCGGGGGTCCCCTGCGCCTCCGCGACTGGCTGGTGGCGCAGATCGAGAGTGGGCGCTACGCGGGGTTGTGCTGGGAGGACGCAGACAAGACCCTCTTCCGTATCCCCTGGAAGCACGCGGCCCGGCAGGGCTACCGGGCGCAGCAGGACGCGGAGCTCTTCAGG GCCTGGGCCATACACAAGGGCAAACACCTAGAGGGCATCGACAAGGAGGACCCCGCCACCTGGAAGACCCGACTCCGCTGTGCCCTCAACAAGAGTGCTGACTTCTGTGAGGTGCGTGAGTGCAGCCAGAGGGACAGTTCCAGCCCCTACAAGGTCTACAGGATCATGGCCCCCGGTGCCCATGGCCCAG GTGCCAGAGCTTGTGCTCCCCCTGAAAAGAACATTCCACGGAAGCAGCAGGAGCCCCCTGGAGAAGTGACAGAGCTGGCCTGCGGGACAGACCAG GATGATTCCAGATCAACCACAGAGGATAAGGACACCAAGCAAGCCCCCAGGCAGACCCAGCAGGGCTCCCTGCCACCAGCAgcttggctcccagcccctctggcTGACCACA GGTACCAGGCACAGGACCCTACACACCACTGGAGCCCCTTGCTCTCTGAGGACTTCAGCAACCCTG ATTGCTGGCTGCACGTGCGGCTGTTCTATGGCGGGAAGCTGGTGCGCGAAACCACCACGCGCGTGGCCGAGGGCTGCCGCCTGAGCCCTGGGGCGGTCACCGCGGCGGAGCACCTGCTGGGGCCGCCAAGACGCATGGCGAACGTGCGTCTCCCGGAGCCGCCGCCCAGCGCCGGCGTCCTGGAGCGCTTGCTGCGGCACCTGGAGCGGGGCGTGCTGCTGTGGGTGGCCCCCGAGGGCGTGTTCGCCAAGCGCTTGTGCCGGGGCCGCGTGTACTGGCACGGCCCGCTCGCCCCGCACCGCGCGCAGCCCAACAAACTGGAGCGTGAGCGCACCTGCCAGCTGCTCGACACGCTACTCTTCCTCGAGG AATTGCGCGCCCACCTTCAGGACGGTCTCCAGGAGCCCGAGTACCAAATCCGTCTGTGCTTTGGTGAGGAGTACCCAGGGCCGCCAGACCAACCGGAGGAGCGGCTCATCATGGCCCACGTGAGTCATCTCCCACTCCAGTGA
- the LOC125109422 gene encoding interferon regulatory factor 4-like isoform X2: MGTLQWVVASHRASNWPLCAARHPPGQATTEKSEGVGPPESGGQKRKRNSNIQNFRIRRFRAPLGGGFAIPCRAGVPAAARPRPGRRRPAFRTAGDPWRREAGNFPDVRRPMAGAGGPLRLRDWLVAQIESGRYAGLCWEDADKTLFRIPWKHAARQGYRAQQDAELFRAWAIHKGKHLEGIDKEDPATWKTRLRCALNKSADFCEVRECSQRDSSSPYKVYRIMAPGAHGPGARACAPPEKNIPRKQQEPPGEVTELACGTDQDDSRSTTEDKDTKQAPRQTQQGSLPPAAWLPAPLADHRYQAQDPTHHWSPLLSEDFSNPDCWLHVRLFYGGKLVRETTTRVAEGCRLSPGAVTAAEHLLGPPRRMANVRLPEPPPSAGVLERLLRHLERGVLLWVAPEGVFAKRLCRGRVYWHGPLAPHRAQPNKLERERTCQLLDTLLFLEGRSPGARVPNPSVLW; the protein is encoded by the exons ATGGGTACCCTCCAGTGGGTCGTGGCGTCCCACCGTGCCTCTAACTGGCCCCTCTGTGCGGCGCGACACCCTCCGGGCCAGGCTACCACAGAGAAGAGCGAAGGAGTAGGGCCTCCCGAGTCAGGGGGACAGAAAAGAAAGCGAAACTCGAACATCCAGAACTTTCGCATTCGCCGCTTCCGCGCACCATTAGGTGGTGGCTTCGCGATTCCCTGTCGCGCCGGGGTCCCAGCCGCCGCGCGCCCCAGACCTGGCCGCCGGCGCCCTGCGTTCCGGACGGCCGGCGACCCCTGGCGGAGGGAGGCAGGGAACTTCCCCGACGTTAGGCGACCGATGGCGGGGGCCGGGGGTCCCCTGCGCCTCCGCGACTGGCTGGTGGCGCAGATCGAGAGTGGGCGCTACGCGGGGTTGTGCTGGGAGGACGCAGACAAGACCCTCTTCCGTATCCCCTGGAAGCACGCGGCCCGGCAGGGCTACCGGGCGCAGCAGGACGCGGAGCTCTTCAGG GCCTGGGCCATACACAAGGGCAAACACCTAGAGGGCATCGACAAGGAGGACCCCGCCACCTGGAAGACCCGACTCCGCTGTGCCCTCAACAAGAGTGCTGACTTCTGTGAGGTGCGTGAGTGCAGCCAGAGGGACAGTTCCAGCCCCTACAAGGTCTACAGGATCATGGCCCCCGGTGCCCATGGCCCAG GTGCCAGAGCTTGTGCTCCCCCTGAAAAGAACATTCCACGGAAGCAGCAGGAGCCCCCTGGAGAAGTGACAGAGCTGGCCTGCGGGACAGACCAG GATGATTCCAGATCAACCACAGAGGATAAGGACACCAAGCAAGCCCCCAGGCAGACCCAGCAGGGCTCCCTGCCACCAGCAgcttggctcccagcccctctggcTGACCACA GGTACCAGGCACAGGACCCTACACACCACTGGAGCCCCTTGCTCTCTGAGGACTTCAGCAACCCTG ATTGCTGGCTGCACGTGCGGCTGTTCTATGGCGGGAAGCTGGTGCGCGAAACCACCACGCGCGTGGCCGAGGGCTGCCGCCTGAGCCCTGGGGCGGTCACCGCGGCGGAGCACCTGCTGGGGCCGCCAAGACGCATGGCGAACGTGCGTCTCCCGGAGCCGCCGCCCAGCGCCGGCGTCCTGGAGCGCTTGCTGCGGCACCTGGAGCGGGGCGTGCTGCTGTGGGTGGCCCCCGAGGGCGTGTTCGCCAAGCGCTTGTGCCGGGGCCGCGTGTACTGGCACGGCCCGCTCGCCCCGCACCGCGCGCAGCCCAACAAACTGGAGCGTGAGCGCACCTGCCAGCTGCTCGACACGCTACTCTTCCTCGAGG GACGGTCTCCAGGAGCCCGAGTACCAAATCCGTCTGTGCTTTGGTGA
- the DUSP15 gene encoding dual specificity protein phosphatase 15 isoform X1, whose translation MTEGVGGACGGGGGGGGGGGGGGSTTISLPRRGSAGGGGGGGGGGGGGGGRAGAPVLRQAASARPGPAEQLRPKRSPGGELGVLPGLYLGNFIDAKDPDQLGRNKITHIISIHESPQPLLQDITYLRIPVADTPEVPIKKHFKECINFIHCCRLNGGNCLVHCFAGISRSTTIVTAYVMTVTGLGWRDVLEAIKATRPIANPNPGFRQQLEEFGWGSSRKLRRQLEERFGESPFRDEEEVRALLPLCARCRQGPAPAPAAPAPHSAASEGTLQRLVPRPPREAHRPLPLLARVKQTFSCLPRCLSRKGGK comes from the exons ATGACCGAGGGGGTAGGAGGAgcctgcggcggcggcggcggtggcggcggcggcggcggcggcggcggctccacCACCATTTCCCTCCCTCGCCGGGGGTCGGCgggcggtggtggcggcggcggcggcggcggcggcggcggcggcggccgggcaGGGGCCCCTGTTCTCCGCCAGGCTGCAAGCGCCCGGCCTGGGCCCGCAGAGCAGCTGCGACCCAAGCGCTCTCCGGGCGGCGAGCTGGGG GTACTTCCTGGACTCTACCTCGGAAACTTCATTG atgcCAAAGACCCGGACCAGCTGGGCCGGAACAAGATCACACACATCATCTCTATCCACGAGTCACCCCAGCCTCTGCTGCAG GACATAACCTACCTTCGCATCCCTGTGGCGGACACCCCTGAGGTACCCAT CAAAAAGCACTTCAAAGAATGTATCAACTTCATCCACTGTTGCCGCCTCAATGGGGGGAACTGCCTTGTGCACTG CTTTGCAGGCATCTCCCGCAGCACCACCATCGTGACGGCCTATGTGATGACTGTGACGGGGCTAGGCTGGCGGGACGTGCTTGAAGCCATCAAGGCCACCCGGCCTATCGCCAACCCCAACCCAGGCTTTAGGCAGCAGCTCGAAGAGTTTGGCTGGGGCAGTTCCCGTAAG ctccgcCGGCAGCTGGAAGAGCGCTTCGGAGAGAGCCCTTTCCGCGACGAGGAGGAGGTGCGCGCGCTGCTGCCGCTGTGCGCGCGCTGCCGCCAGGGCCCTGCGCCGGCGCCCGCGGCCCCGGCGCCGCACTCGGCCGCCTCCGAGGGAACCCTGCAGCGCCTGGTGCCGCGGCCGCCCCGGGAGGCCCACCGGCCGCTGCCCCTGCTGGCGCGCGTCAAGCAGACTTTCTCTTGCCTCCCGCGGTGTCTGTCCCGGAAAGGCGGCAAGTGA
- the DUSP15 gene encoding dual specificity protein phosphatase 15 isoform X2: MGNGMTKVLPGLYLGNFIDAKDPDQLGRNKITHIISIHESPQPLLQDITYLRIPVADTPEVPIKKHFKECINFIHCCRLNGGNCLVHCFAGISRSTTIVTAYVMTVTGLGWRDVLEAIKATRPIANPNPGFRQQLEEFGWGSSRKLRRQLEERFGESPFRDEEEVRALLPLCARCRQGPAPAPAAPAPHSAASEGTLQRLVPRPPREAHRPLPLLARVKQTFSCLPRCLSRKGGK; the protein is encoded by the exons ATGGGGAATGGCATGACCAAG GTACTTCCTGGACTCTACCTCGGAAACTTCATTG atgcCAAAGACCCGGACCAGCTGGGCCGGAACAAGATCACACACATCATCTCTATCCACGAGTCACCCCAGCCTCTGCTGCAG GACATAACCTACCTTCGCATCCCTGTGGCGGACACCCCTGAGGTACCCAT CAAAAAGCACTTCAAAGAATGTATCAACTTCATCCACTGTTGCCGCCTCAATGGGGGGAACTGCCTTGTGCACTG CTTTGCAGGCATCTCCCGCAGCACCACCATCGTGACGGCCTATGTGATGACTGTGACGGGGCTAGGCTGGCGGGACGTGCTTGAAGCCATCAAGGCCACCCGGCCTATCGCCAACCCCAACCCAGGCTTTAGGCAGCAGCTCGAAGAGTTTGGCTGGGGCAGTTCCCGTAAG ctccgcCGGCAGCTGGAAGAGCGCTTCGGAGAGAGCCCTTTCCGCGACGAGGAGGAGGTGCGCGCGCTGCTGCCGCTGTGCGCGCGCTGCCGCCAGGGCCCTGCGCCGGCGCCCGCGGCCCCGGCGCCGCACTCGGCCGCCTCCGAGGGAACCCTGCAGCGCCTGGTGCCGCGGCCGCCCCGGGAGGCCCACCGGCCGCTGCCCCTGCTGGCGCGCGTCAAGCAGACTTTCTCTTGCCTCCCGCGGTGTCTGTCCCGGAAAGGCGGCAAGTGA
- the DUSP15 gene encoding dual specificity protein phosphatase 15 isoform X3 has translation MTVTGLGWRDVLEAIKATRPIANPNPGFRQQLEEFGWGSSRKLRRQLEERFGESPFRDEEEVRALLPLCARCRQGPAPAPAAPAPHSAASEGTLQRLVPRPPREAHRPLPLLARVKQTFSCLPRCLSRKGGK, from the exons ATGACTGTGACGGGGCTAGGCTGGCGGGACGTGCTTGAAGCCATCAAGGCCACCCGGCCTATCGCCAACCCCAACCCAGGCTTTAGGCAGCAGCTCGAAGAGTTTGGCTGGGGCAGTTCCCGTAAG ctccgcCGGCAGCTGGAAGAGCGCTTCGGAGAGAGCCCTTTCCGCGACGAGGAGGAGGTGCGCGCGCTGCTGCCGCTGTGCGCGCGCTGCCGCCAGGGCCCTGCGCCGGCGCCCGCGGCCCCGGCGCCGCACTCGGCCGCCTCCGAGGGAACCCTGCAGCGCCTGGTGCCGCGGCCGCCCCGGGAGGCCCACCGGCCGCTGCCCCTGCTGGCGCGCGTCAAGCAGACTTTCTCTTGCCTCCCGCGGTGTCTGTCCCGGAAAGGCGGCAAGTGA